The Methanophagales archaeon genome includes a region encoding these proteins:
- a CDS encoding CCA tRNA nucleotidyltransferase, with protein sequence MFVPVADAKAKSKVLNEICNEVIEQIRPGAKEQAEVKALTELIITNLNSKAVEMGIDAHAISVGSTARNTWVSGEADIDIFIMFPVETSDQDLKEKGLALAKSVSDRYEERYASHPYIHAYFHFADREYEVDLVPCFAVKDPSRLKSAVDRTPFHNEYVIQRLSGSGLEDEVRLLKQFLRCLGIYGSEQRRKGFSGYLCELLILKYQSFISFLKHAAEWRYGERIDIEGHGKYRGDEPLIVIDPVDPKRNVAAAVSLYSFSRLIDAAREFLARPSHDFFRLKEPKPLSESEFRRIAKERGTAFVVVRFKAPEVVEDILFSQLRKAEISVRRLIERNDFVVYRSGVTADADTDTDEAIMVFELLVWQLPAIKKHIGPPVTARRHAEKFKNKHSPPFLIEDGRYVVEVKRRYTDVVSLLKNELKSCSLGKHVSKAIEEGYEVSWIEETRFSTGIGLFFRDYFGYS encoded by the coding sequence ATGTTTGTGCCGGTAGCGGATGCAAAAGCAAAATCAAAAGTTCTGAATGAGATATGCAACGAGGTTATAGAGCAGATAAGACCGGGTGCTAAAGAGCAGGCGGAAGTAAAAGCCCTAACCGAGTTGATAATCACGAATTTGAATAGTAAAGCGGTGGAGATGGGTATAGACGCCCATGCTATCTCTGTTGGCTCCACTGCCAGGAACACATGGGTGAGTGGTGAAGCTGATATAGATATATTTATCATGTTCCCTGTGGAGACATCAGACCAGGATTTAAAGGAGAAAGGACTTGCGTTAGCAAAGAGTGTATCTGATAGGTATGAGGAGAGATACGCCTCGCATCCATACATCCATGCTTACTTCCATTTCGCTGATAGGGAGTACGAAGTGGACCTTGTACCCTGCTTCGCTGTGAAAGACCCCTCCAGATTGAAGTCCGCAGTGGATCGAACACCGTTCCATAACGAATATGTAATACAGAGATTGTCAGGGTCAGGACTCGAGGATGAGGTGCGATTATTGAAGCAGTTTCTGCGTTGTTTGGGTATCTATGGCTCCGAACAGAGACGAAAAGGCTTCTCCGGCTATCTCTGTGAATTGCTCATACTGAAATACCAATCATTCATTTCATTCCTGAAACATGCCGCAGAATGGCGTTATGGTGAGAGAATAGATATTGAGGGACATGGGAAGTATAGAGGTGATGAGCCACTGATTGTTATAGACCCCGTGGACCCCAAGCGAAATGTTGCTGCTGCTGTGTCTTTATATTCCTTTTCCAGATTGATAGATGCCGCACGCGAGTTCCTTGCGAGACCCTCACACGATTTCTTCCGGTTGAAAGAACCGAAGCCGCTGAGCGAATCGGAATTTCGGCGAATAGCAAAAGAACGTGGTACTGCTTTCGTAGTAGTTCGGTTCAAAGCTCCTGAGGTGGTGGAGGACATTCTATTCTCGCAGTTAAGGAAAGCAGAAATATCTGTCAGGAGACTGATAGAACGAAATGATTTCGTGGTGTACCGAAGTGGCGTGACGGCTGATGCTGATACTGATACTGATGAAGCGATAATGGTCTTTGAACTGCTTGTCTGGCAACTTCCCGCTATTAAAAAACATATTGGTCCTCCTGTTACTGCCAGACGACACGCAGAGAAGTTCAAGAATAAGCATTCGCCACCTTTTCTCATTGAAGATGGGAGATATGTAGTGGAAGTAAAGCGGAGATATACCGATGTAGTGAGCTTACTGAAGAACGAGTTAAAGTCTTGCAGTCTGGGCAAGCATGTATCGAAGGCGATTGAGGAGGGCTATGAGGTATCGTGGATAGAGGAGACACGATTCTCCACCGGCATTGGCTTATTCTTCCGCGATTACTTCGGCTATTCATGA
- a CDS encoding 3-dehydroquinate synthase II has protein sequence MSDKDKDKDKGKVKGKEIWIKADEGTWEDKKSRITASLESGIDGVLVEESDVSKVKELGRIKVAAIVPDEIPFEVGKEADIIVYGKRSEGDGTKPIPDEINKSGVYNALKRTYGTQMNAAYVEIKGKKYERFAVDVSDYCNYVIVIGKDWKIIPLENIIAELQRKVVKVIAGVQNAEEARTALETLEYGADGVLLDTSDPSVIKRVVEIRDASEMSRIPLFYARVTNVKELEMGDRVCVDTCSLMTPGEGMLIGSQSFAMFLVHSESEESPYVAARPFRVNAGAVHAYILVGEKTRYLSELRSGDEVLIVNKEGIARKAVVGRVKIEKRPLMLVEAEVDIPIPDSKGKSKRRCSIILQNAETIKLVGKDRPISVVELKEGDEVLVHLTESARHFGTAVEETVIEK, from the coding sequence ATGAGCGACAAGGACAAGGATAAGGATAAAGGTAAAGTTAAGGGTAAGGAGATATGGATAAAAGCAGATGAGGGAACCTGGGAGGATAAGAAATCACGAATCACCGCCAGTTTAGAGTCGGGTATTGACGGTGTGCTGGTAGAAGAGAGTGATGTGAGCAAGGTAAAGGAGTTAGGCCGTATCAAGGTGGCTGCTATTGTACCCGATGAGATCCCTTTTGAGGTTGGAAAAGAAGCGGATATAATCGTCTACGGCAAGAGGAGCGAAGGAGATGGTACAAAACCCATTCCAGATGAGATAAACAAATCTGGTGTCTATAATGCTTTAAAGAGGACTTATGGTACACAAATGAATGCCGCATATGTGGAGATAAAGGGTAAGAAATATGAACGATTTGCAGTGGATGTCTCTGATTATTGCAATTATGTTATCGTAATAGGTAAGGACTGGAAGATAATACCATTAGAGAATATAATAGCGGAATTACAGAGGAAGGTGGTGAAGGTGATAGCGGGTGTACAGAATGCGGAAGAGGCACGGACAGCGCTTGAAACTTTAGAATATGGTGCCGATGGCGTTCTACTCGATACCAGTGATCCGTCCGTGATAAAGAGGGTGGTGGAGATAAGAGATGCGAGTGAGATGAGCAGGATTCCGCTCTTTTATGCGCGTGTGACAAACGTGAAGGAGCTCGAGATGGGCGATCGGGTCTGTGTGGATACCTGCTCACTGATGACGCCTGGTGAGGGAATGCTTATCGGTTCTCAGTCGTTTGCAATGTTCCTGGTGCATTCCGAGTCTGAAGAGAGTCCTTATGTGGCTGCGAGACCTTTCAGAGTGAATGCTGGTGCTGTACATGCCTATATACTGGTAGGTGAGAAGACGAGGTACCTCTCGGAATTGCGCTCAGGCGATGAGGTCCTTATTGTGAATAAGGAAGGAATAGCGAGGAAAGCGGTGGTTGGGCGAGTGAAGATAGAGAAGCGACCATTGATGCTCGTGGAGGCTGAGGTTGATATTCCAATTCCAGATAGCAAGGGTAAGAGTAAGAGGCGATGCAGTATTATACTACAAAATGCAGAGACGATAAAGTTAGTGGGCAAAGACAGACCGATTTCGGTCGTAGAACTGAAGGAGGGTGACGAGGTCCTTGTCCATCTCACAGAGTCTGCGCGGCATTTCGGCACCGCGGTAGAGGAAACGGTGATAGAGAAGTAA